A genomic window from Silene latifolia isolate original U9 population chromosome 11, ASM4854445v1, whole genome shotgun sequence includes:
- the LOC141611862 gene encoding AP2-like ethylene-responsive transcription factor AIL6 isoform X4, whose translation MAPAATGNNNNNNWLSFSLSPMEMLVNSHPQTPLLSHPYSLHSYYSPDWNNQKANNQQEMGGMYTNYVVDQHTLDNNNNHTPSTVPKLEDFFGDNNNNNNNTASYNNQQTESTTQDLSSQLTYFYDSHPHHNNYFTDLNAMTAFSANSGSEVDDSGSVLGPVTASTQLACAEYVGQSIEPELVQGYVTAAAANVAVSNAVNGGSLSLAVVPQLQAFEKSGSGGGGGVGNGVVVVVEGDGNNSSVKKISDTFGQRTSIYRGVTRHRWTGRYEAHLWDNSCRREGQARKGRQDNEFRTTASR comes from the exons atgGCACCAGCAGCAACaggaaacaacaataataacaactgGCTGTCGTTCTCGCTTTCACCCATGGAAATGCTCGTCAACTCTCACCCTCAAACTCCTCTTTTGTCTCACCCTTACTCCCTCCACTCATACTACTCTCCCG ATTGGAATAATCAGAAGGCGAATAATCAACAAGAAATGGGAGGAATGTACACGAACTATGTTGTGGATCAACACACACTAgataacaacaacaatcacaccCCCTCAACCGTACCAAAACTAGAAGATTTCTTCGgcgacaacaataacaataacaacaatacgGCGTCGTATAACAACCAACAAACCGAGTCAACAACTCAAGACTTGTCATCTCAACTCACTTACTTCTACGACTCACACCCACACCATAACAATTACTTCACAGATCTCAATGCTATGACCGCGTTTTCCGCTAACTCAGGGTCCGAGGTGGATGACTCGGGTTCGGTACTCGGTCCAGTTACCGCGTCGACTCAGTTAGCTTGTGCTGAGTATGTTGGTCAGAGTATTGAACCGGAGTTGGTTCAAGGTTATGTTACCGCCGCCGCTGCCAATGTTGCTGTTAGTAATGCTGTGAATGGTGGGAGTTTATCGCTTGCGGTTGTTCCGCAACTGCAAGCGTTTGAGAAAAGTGGTAGTGGCGGTGGTGGCGGGGTGGGTAATGgcgtggttgtggttgttgaggGTGACGGTAATAATAGTAGTGTTAAGAAGATTTCTGATACTTTTGGTCAAAGAACTTCTATTTACCGTGGTGTTACTAG ACATAGGTGGACTGGAAGATATGAAGCACATCTGTGGGATAACAGCTGTAGAAGGGAGGGACAAGCTAGGAAAGGGCGTCAAG ataaTGAATTTCGGACaactgccagcagatga
- the LOC141611862 gene encoding AP2-like ethylene-responsive transcription factor AIL6 isoform X2, producing the protein MAPAATGNNNNNNWLSFSLSPMEMLVNSHPQTPLLSHPYSLHSYYSPDWNNQKANNQQEMGGMYTNYVVDQHTLDNNNNHTPSTVPKLEDFFGDNNNNNNNTASYNNQQTESTTQDLSSQLTYFYDSHPHHNNYFTDLNAMTAFSANSGSEVDDSGSVLGPVTASTQLACAEYVGQSIEPELVQGYVTAAAANVAVSNAVNGGSLSLAVVPQLQAFEKSGSGGGGGVGNGVVVVVEGDGNNSSVKKISDTFGQRTSIYRGVTRHRWTGRYEAHLWDNSCRREGQARKGRQGLILRSPQGDLIA; encoded by the exons atgGCACCAGCAGCAACaggaaacaacaataataacaactgGCTGTCGTTCTCGCTTTCACCCATGGAAATGCTCGTCAACTCTCACCCTCAAACTCCTCTTTTGTCTCACCCTTACTCCCTCCACTCATACTACTCTCCCG ATTGGAATAATCAGAAGGCGAATAATCAACAAGAAATGGGAGGAATGTACACGAACTATGTTGTGGATCAACACACACTAgataacaacaacaatcacaccCCCTCAACCGTACCAAAACTAGAAGATTTCTTCGgcgacaacaataacaataacaacaatacgGCGTCGTATAACAACCAACAAACCGAGTCAACAACTCAAGACTTGTCATCTCAACTCACTTACTTCTACGACTCACACCCACACCATAACAATTACTTCACAGATCTCAATGCTATGACCGCGTTTTCCGCTAACTCAGGGTCCGAGGTGGATGACTCGGGTTCGGTACTCGGTCCAGTTACCGCGTCGACTCAGTTAGCTTGTGCTGAGTATGTTGGTCAGAGTATTGAACCGGAGTTGGTTCAAGGTTATGTTACCGCCGCCGCTGCCAATGTTGCTGTTAGTAATGCTGTGAATGGTGGGAGTTTATCGCTTGCGGTTGTTCCGCAACTGCAAGCGTTTGAGAAAAGTGGTAGTGGCGGTGGTGGCGGGGTGGGTAATGgcgtggttgtggttgttgaggGTGACGGTAATAATAGTAGTGTTAAGAAGATTTCTGATACTTTTGGTCAAAGAACTTCTATTTACCGTGGTGTTACTAG ACATAGGTGGACTGGAAGATATGAAGCACATCTGTGGGATAACAGCTGTAGAAGGGAGGGACAAGCTAGGAAAGGGCGTCAAG GATTAattctgcgatcaccacagggagatctgatagcataa
- the LOC141611862 gene encoding AP2-like ethylene-responsive transcription factor AIL6 isoform X1 — translation MAPAATGNNNNNNWLSFSLSPMEMLVNSHPQTPLLSHPYSLHSYYSPDWNNQKANNQQEMGGMYTNYVVDQHTLDNNNNHTPSTVPKLEDFFGDNNNNNNNTASYNNQQTESTTQDLSSQLTYFYDSHPHHNNYFTDLNAMTAFSANSGSEVDDSGSVLGPVTASTQLACAEYVGQSIEPELVQGYVTAAAANVAVSNAVNGGSLSLAVVPQLQAFEKSGSGGGGGVGNGVVVVVEGDGNNSSVKKISDTFGQRTSIYRGVTRHRWTGRYEAHLWDNSCRREGQARKGRQGNFTCLPFLLFVYFNQL, via the exons atgGCACCAGCAGCAACaggaaacaacaataataacaactgGCTGTCGTTCTCGCTTTCACCCATGGAAATGCTCGTCAACTCTCACCCTCAAACTCCTCTTTTGTCTCACCCTTACTCCCTCCACTCATACTACTCTCCCG ATTGGAATAATCAGAAGGCGAATAATCAACAAGAAATGGGAGGAATGTACACGAACTATGTTGTGGATCAACACACACTAgataacaacaacaatcacaccCCCTCAACCGTACCAAAACTAGAAGATTTCTTCGgcgacaacaataacaataacaacaatacgGCGTCGTATAACAACCAACAAACCGAGTCAACAACTCAAGACTTGTCATCTCAACTCACTTACTTCTACGACTCACACCCACACCATAACAATTACTTCACAGATCTCAATGCTATGACCGCGTTTTCCGCTAACTCAGGGTCCGAGGTGGATGACTCGGGTTCGGTACTCGGTCCAGTTACCGCGTCGACTCAGTTAGCTTGTGCTGAGTATGTTGGTCAGAGTATTGAACCGGAGTTGGTTCAAGGTTATGTTACCGCCGCCGCTGCCAATGTTGCTGTTAGTAATGCTGTGAATGGTGGGAGTTTATCGCTTGCGGTTGTTCCGCAACTGCAAGCGTTTGAGAAAAGTGGTAGTGGCGGTGGTGGCGGGGTGGGTAATGgcgtggttgtggttgttgaggGTGACGGTAATAATAGTAGTGTTAAGAAGATTTCTGATACTTTTGGTCAAAGAACTTCTATTTACCGTGGTGTTACTAG ACATAGGTGGACTGGAAGATATGAAGCACATCTGTGGGATAACAGCTGTAGAAGGGAGGGACAAGCTAGGAAAGGGCGTCAAGGTAATTTCACATGCTTACCCTTTTTATTATTTGTGTATTTTAATCAACTGTAA
- the LOC141611862 gene encoding AP2-like ethylene-responsive transcription factor AIL6 isoform X3 codes for MAPAATGNNNNNNWLSFSLSPMEMLVNSHPQTPLLSHPYSLHSYYSPDWNNQKANNQQEMGGMYTNYVVDQHTLDNNNNHTPSTVPKLEDFFGDNNNNNNNTASYNNQQTESTTQDLSSQLTYFYDSHPHHNNYFTDLNAMTAFSANSGSEVDDSGSVLGPVTASTQLACAEYVGQSIEPELVQGYVTAAAANVAVSNAVNGGSLSLAVVPQLQAFEKSGSGGGGGVGNGVVVVVEGDGNNSSVKKISDTFGQRTSIYRGVTRHRWTGRYEAHLWDNSCRREGQARKGRQGRSDSISCKM; via the exons atgGCACCAGCAGCAACaggaaacaacaataataacaactgGCTGTCGTTCTCGCTTTCACCCATGGAAATGCTCGTCAACTCTCACCCTCAAACTCCTCTTTTGTCTCACCCTTACTCCCTCCACTCATACTACTCTCCCG ATTGGAATAATCAGAAGGCGAATAATCAACAAGAAATGGGAGGAATGTACACGAACTATGTTGTGGATCAACACACACTAgataacaacaacaatcacaccCCCTCAACCGTACCAAAACTAGAAGATTTCTTCGgcgacaacaataacaataacaacaatacgGCGTCGTATAACAACCAACAAACCGAGTCAACAACTCAAGACTTGTCATCTCAACTCACTTACTTCTACGACTCACACCCACACCATAACAATTACTTCACAGATCTCAATGCTATGACCGCGTTTTCCGCTAACTCAGGGTCCGAGGTGGATGACTCGGGTTCGGTACTCGGTCCAGTTACCGCGTCGACTCAGTTAGCTTGTGCTGAGTATGTTGGTCAGAGTATTGAACCGGAGTTGGTTCAAGGTTATGTTACCGCCGCCGCTGCCAATGTTGCTGTTAGTAATGCTGTGAATGGTGGGAGTTTATCGCTTGCGGTTGTTCCGCAACTGCAAGCGTTTGAGAAAAGTGGTAGTGGCGGTGGTGGCGGGGTGGGTAATGgcgtggttgtggttgttgaggGTGACGGTAATAATAGTAGTGTTAAGAAGATTTCTGATACTTTTGGTCAAAGAACTTCTATTTACCGTGGTGTTACTAG ACATAGGTGGACTGGAAGATATGAAGCACATCTGTGGGATAACAGCTGTAGAAGGGAGGGACAAGCTAGGAAAGGGCGTCAAG ggagatctgatagcataagctgtaagatgtga
- the LOC141611862 gene encoding AP2-like ethylene-responsive transcription factor AIL6 isoform X5, with protein sequence MAPAATGNNNNNNWLSFSLSPMEMLVNSHPQTPLLSHPYSLHSYYSPDWNNQKANNQQEMGGMYTNYVVDQHTLDNNNNHTPSTVPKLEDFFGDNNNNNNNTASYNNQQTESTTQDLSSQLTYFYDSHPHHNNYFTDLNAMTAFSANSGSEVDDSGSVLGPVTASTQLACAEYVGQSIEPELVQGYVTAAAANVAVSNAVNGGSLSLAVVPQLQAFEKSGSGGGGGVGNGVVVVVEGDGNNSSVKKISDTFGQRTSIYRGVTRHRWTGRYEAHLWDNSCRREGQARKGRQVV encoded by the exons atgGCACCAGCAGCAACaggaaacaacaataataacaactgGCTGTCGTTCTCGCTTTCACCCATGGAAATGCTCGTCAACTCTCACCCTCAAACTCCTCTTTTGTCTCACCCTTACTCCCTCCACTCATACTACTCTCCCG ATTGGAATAATCAGAAGGCGAATAATCAACAAGAAATGGGAGGAATGTACACGAACTATGTTGTGGATCAACACACACTAgataacaacaacaatcacaccCCCTCAACCGTACCAAAACTAGAAGATTTCTTCGgcgacaacaataacaataacaacaatacgGCGTCGTATAACAACCAACAAACCGAGTCAACAACTCAAGACTTGTCATCTCAACTCACTTACTTCTACGACTCACACCCACACCATAACAATTACTTCACAGATCTCAATGCTATGACCGCGTTTTCCGCTAACTCAGGGTCCGAGGTGGATGACTCGGGTTCGGTACTCGGTCCAGTTACCGCGTCGACTCAGTTAGCTTGTGCTGAGTATGTTGGTCAGAGTATTGAACCGGAGTTGGTTCAAGGTTATGTTACCGCCGCCGCTGCCAATGTTGCTGTTAGTAATGCTGTGAATGGTGGGAGTTTATCGCTTGCGGTTGTTCCGCAACTGCAAGCGTTTGAGAAAAGTGGTAGTGGCGGTGGTGGCGGGGTGGGTAATGgcgtggttgtggttgttgaggGTGACGGTAATAATAGTAGTGTTAAGAAGATTTCTGATACTTTTGGTCAAAGAACTTCTATTTACCGTGGTGTTACTAG ACATAGGTGGACTGGAAGATATGAAGCACATCTGTGGGATAACAGCTGTAGAAGGGAGGGACAAGCTAGGAAAGGGCGTCAAG
- the LOC141615021 gene encoding cell division control protein 6 homolog, whose protein sequence is MNCNSSTKSSEIFSKVVNYCELDYLVTRDEVLHELFMYTLMSFSRCILIGIASAIDLAEWFLPRLQSLNYMKSSCCRQGIHFFVLF, encoded by the exons ATGAATTGTAATTCTTCAACCAAGTCTTCTGAAATCTTCTCTAAG GTTGTTAATTATTGTGAGCTGGACTACCTTGTCACGAGAGATGAAGTGCTGCACGAGCTATTTATGTATACTCTGATGTCATTTTCAAGATGTATCCTAATAG GAATCGCTAGTGCAATAGATCTAGCTGAATGGTTTCTTCCTAGATTGCAGTCATTGAACT ACATGAAATCAAGCTGCTGCAGACAAGGAATTCATTTTTTCGTTTTATTTTGA